A single genomic interval of Zingiber officinale cultivar Zhangliang chromosome 4A, Zo_v1.1, whole genome shotgun sequence harbors:
- the LOC121969638 gene encoding probable RNA-dependent RNA polymerase 1, translating to MSSKTFRISGFPSYVTASQVTTFLEKYTFAESIVALKLRPSKNSRAFAIVQFSKNEDARDLILMIQQRKIYYNGSYLTLHNVEHDIIPKPRKSMFVLKNVKLNLGCPLSPERLSVLWSVEEVDVKFGFEMRKIDFYLSYGSCSYKLELAYDSIWEIQLHRSYSQRSQFLVFQVVAAPKLYKESSQNARSIYGDPIYNYFKDVPDDQWVRTIDFSPSSSIGQSCALCLELPYRYDLPDIHKYFFHYKEVDSRYAVENGFSYSRNLDLVPIVEPPSGIEVSYEILFKINYMVQNGILIGQTLDREFYNLVCPCPSRPNAYIERALEMMSVMDFSCFAPAKWLIEQYAKFSRSKHINSPTISLDSDSGLVYVHRVQVTPSKVFFYGPEINVSNRVLRHYDEVVDDFLRISFVDEDREKMHSNHILERAVSVGSERRTALYWRILSILKNGITIGSKKFEFLAFSSSQLRENSAWMFASSNMFCAGSIREWMGDFRRIRNVAKYAARLGQSFSSSTETLSVESHEFQLIPDIEQSGYVFSDGIGKISAEFAKKVAAKCRLKGSVPSAFQIRYAGYKGVVAVDPTSSVKLSLRKSMSKFESKNTKLDVLAYSKYQPCFLNRQLITLLSTLGIIDCIFEKKIEEAVYDLDIILTDPERALEAVQLMHPGETANMLRELLLCGYKPDAEPFVSMLLQAFRASRLLELRTKARIFVPKGRAMIGCLDESGSLKYGQVFVQVSCFENSRFHNNGLFFFNREHPAVVLEGKIIVAKNPCLHPGDVRILEAVNVPHLHHMVDCVVFPQKGKRPHPNECSGSDLDGDIYFVSWDPELMPARMAEPMEYAPAPTMELDHDVTIEEVMEYFTNYIVNDSLGIIANAHTVFADKSKLKAECHECLKLAKLFSIAVDFPKTGVPAEIPPTLQVKEYPDFMEKQDRVTYESKGIIGKLYRAIKEHKPDCVQIKTFTKQVAVQSYDADMEVDGFEEHLNDAFFFKGEYDFKLGNLMDHYGIKTEAEIISGNIMKMSKIFTKNRDAEAIGRAVKVLRKEARSWFKDKHSDHEHDENEENAKASAWYYVTYHHSYWGCYNEGLKRPHFLSFPWCVYDKLTQIKQKKISQRKTASQVSLLQNRMRGLQIGLR from the exons ATGAGTTCTAAGACTTTTAGGATTTCTGGGTTCCCTTCTTATGTCACTGCCAGTCAGGTAACAACTTTTCTGGAGAAGTATACATTCGCTGAATCTATTGTTGCACTAAAGCTAAGACCATCAAAGAACTCAAGAGCATTTGCAATAGTCCAGTTCTCCAAAAATGAGGACGCTAGAGATTTAATTTTGATGATTCAGCAACGTAAAATATACTATAATGGTTCATACCTAACTCTTCACAATGTGGAGCATGACATTATACCAAAACCAAGGAAGTCAATGTTTGTTCTAAAAAACGTAAAGCTCAATCTTGGCTGCCCACTTTCACCAGAAAGATTATCTGTTCTTTGGAGTGTGGAGGAAGTCGATGTTAAGTTTGGTTTTGAGATGAGGAAAATAGACTTTTATCTGTCCTATGGAAGTTGTTCATATAAACTTGAACTTGCTTATGACAGCATATGGGAAATCCAATTACATCGCTCATATTCTCAGCGTTCCCAATTTCTGGTGTTCCAG GTGGTAGCTGCTCCTAAACTTTATAAAGAATCATCACAAAATGCACGATCTATATATGGAGATCCTATTTATAATTATTTCAAGGATGTTCCAGATGATCAGTGGGTCAGAACAATAGATTTTTCTCCATCCAGTAGCATTGGACAATCTTGTGCATTGTGTTTAGAGCTACCTTACAGATATGATCTTCCTGATATTCACAAATACTTCTTTCATTATAAAGAAGTTGATAGTCGCTATGCTGTGGAGAATGGTTTTTCTTATTCGAGAAATTTGGATCTAGTCCCTATTGTAGAACCTCCCTCTGGCATTGAGGTTTCTTATGAGATTCTCTTCAAGATAAATTACATGGTTCAGAATGGGATTCTTATTGGGCAAACACTTGATCGAGAATTCTACAATCTGGTATGTCCATGTCCTTCACGACCTAATGCATATATTGAACGAGCCTTGGAAATGATGTCTGTTATGGATTTCTCCTGTTTTGCTCCTGCAAAGTGGTTAATTGAGCAATATGCAAAATTTTCCAGATCAAAGCACATAAATTCGCCAACAATTTCCTTAGATTCAGATTCTGGCTTGGTATATGTTCATAGGGTGCAGGTGACCCCTTCTAAAGTGTTCTTCTATGGACCTGAGATTAATGTGTCCAATCGTGTTTTACGCCATTATGATGAGGTAGTTGATGATTTCCTGAGAATTTCTTTTGTTGATGAGGATCGTGAAAAGATGCATTCAAATCATATATTAGAACGAGCTGTGTCTGTTGGTTCTGAAAGGCGTACTGCACTCTACTGGAGAATACTCTCAATACTGAAAAATGGTATCACTATTGGTAGTAAGAAGTTTGAATTTCTTGCATTCTCATCCAGTCAGCTAAGGGAAAATTCTGCGTGGATGTTTGCCTCAAGCAATATGTTTTGTGCAGGTAGCATAAGAGAATGGATGGGTGATTTTAGAAGGATTAGAAATGTTGCTAAGTATGCTGCTAGACTTGGACAATCGTTCAGTTCCTCCACTGAAACTTTGTCAGTTGAGAGCCACGAATTCCAACTTATTCCTGATATAGAACAGTCAGGTTATGTGTTCTCAGATGGTATTGGAAAAATATCTGCTGAATTTGCTAAGAAAGTGGCAGCTAAGTGTAGGTTGAAAGGTTCAGTTCCATCAGCCTTCCAAATTAGGTATGCTGGTTATAAAGGTGTTGTGGCTGTTGATCCAACATCATCAGTGAAGCTATCCTTGCGCAAAAGCATGTCCAAATTTGAGTCTAAGAACACAAAACTTGATGTCCTTGCATACAGCAAGTACCAACCATGTTTCCTCAATCGTCAATTGATTACTCTTCTTTCAACTTTAGGAATTATTGATTGTATCTTTGAAAAGAAAATTGAGGAAGCTGTCTATGATTTGGATATCATTTTAACTGACCCAGAAAGGGCACTGGAGGCTGTTCAACTTATGCATCCAGGTGAAACGGCCAACATGCTGAGAGAACTACTATTGTGTGGCTATAAGCCTGATGCTGAACCATTCGTTTCAATGCTTCTTCAGGCATTTAGGGCTTCAAGGCTACTGGAACTTAGAACTAAGGCAAGGATCTTTGTTCCAAAAGGAAGAGCAATGATTGGATGTTTAGATGAAAGTGGAAGTTTAAAATATGGGCAGGTCTTTGTTCAAGTTTCTTGCTTTGAAAACTCAAGGTTCCATAATAATGGTCTCTTCTTCTTTAACAGAGAACATCCTGCTGTTGTACTAGAGGGAAAAATAATTGTAGCAAAAAATCCATGTCTTCATCCTGGTGATGTTCGTATCCTTGAAGCTGTCAATGTTCCCCATCTCCACCATATGGTTGATTGTGTTGTTTTTCCACAAAAAGGGAAAAG ACCCCATCCAAATGAGTGCTCAGGAAGTGACTTGGATGGAGATATCTACTTCGTTAGTTGGGACCCTGAACTCATGCCAGCACGAATGGCTGAACCTATGGAGTATGCCCCTGCACCAACTATGGAACTTGATCATGATGTTACAATTGAG GAGGTGATGGAGTATTTCACAAATTACATTGTCAATGACAGCTTGGGGATCATTGCCAATGCTCACACGGTCTTTGCTGACAAGTCAAAATTAAAGGCAGAGTGCCATGAATGCTTAAAGCTTGCAAAACTTTTCTCCATTGCTGTTGACTTTCCTAAGACTGGAGTTCCTGCTGAAATCCCTCCTACGCTGCAAGTTAAGGAGTATCCTGATTTCATGGAAAAGCAAGACAGAGTTACCTATGAATCAAAGGGAATAATTGGGAAGCTGTACAGGGCAATCAAAGAACACAAACCAGATTGTGTTCAGATAAAGACCTTCACCAAGCAGGTTGCTGTACAATCGTACGATGCTGACATGGAAGTTGATGGTTTTGAGGAGCACCTTAAtgatgctttcttcttcaagGGGGAATACGATTTCAAGCTGGGGAATCTCATGGACCACTATGGCATAAAGACTGAGGCTGAGATAATAAGTGGGAATATAATGAAAATGTCCAAGATCTTCACTAAGAACAGGGATGCCGAGGCGATTGGAAGAGCAGTTAAGGTACTAAGAAAAGAGGCCAGGTCATGGTTTAAGGATAAGCATAGTGATCACGAGCACGATGAAAATGAGGAAAACGCCAAAGCCTCAGCTTGGTACTATGTCACCTATCATCATAGTTACTGGGGATGCTACAATGAGGGTTTGAAGAGGCCACACTTCTTGAGTTTCCCATGGTGTGTCTATGATAAATTGACTCAAATCAAACAGAAGAAAATAAGCCAGAGGAAGACGGCATCTCA